The segment GATTCACTTTTTTTAACTTTTTTACATTGAAGTACTTGTGTAGCTACATCCATGTTTTTATGAACGATACCAATACCTCCAAGTCTTGCCATTGCAATAGCAGCTTTATATTCTGTAACTGTATCCATTGCTGCAGATACAAATGGAATATTAAGGCTAATATTTTTTGTAAGTTTTGTTTTTAAACAAACTTCTTTTGGTAAAACTTCCGATTTTGCAGGTACTAGTAAAACGTCTTCAAATGTTAATGCTCTTTTTCTTATTCTCATATTTTTTGCCTTTTGTAATTTTTATTATTTGTAATCAACAGCTTTTTCTAATGCCAAAGCACCATTGAACATAGTTTGTTCATCATACGCTTTTCCTATCAATTGTAAACCTATTGGCATACCATCTTCATCTTTATCAATAGGAAGAGATATTGCAGGAAGTCCTGCTAAGTTTACTGAGATTGTATAAATATCACTTAGATACATCTCTAATGAAGTTTTAAAACTTCCAAATTCTGGTGCAGTTGTTGGAGCAACAGGTGAAAGAATTAAATCTGCGTCTTTAAAAATATCTTCATACATATCTTTAATAAGGTGTCTAACCTTTTGTGCTTTAATATAATATGCATCATAATATCCAGAACTAAGTACGAAAGAACCAAGCATGATTCTTTTTTGTACTTCATCACCAAACCCTTGAGATTTAGTTTGAACATACATATCTTTTAGTCCACCATCACCTTTTCTATTACCAAATCTAACACCATCAAATCTAGCAAGATTTGCAGATGCTTCTGCTGTTGCAACAATATAATATGTTGAAACAATCTTTTCAGTATCAAGCATTTGCTTATGAACAATCTCATGTCCAGCTTCTTCTAAAGCTTTTACTGCTTTAGAGAATCCTTTTTTGATTGGTTCACTTGCTTGGTCAACAAAGTTATCTATAACAGCTATTTTAAGTTTTTTATCACTATCTAAATTTGGAGCTACAGGAGTATAATCTACATTTGCAGAAGTTGAATCCATTGGATCGTGTCCAGAAATAATATCATATAAAATTGCCGCATCTTCTACGTTTTGAGTAATAGGGCCAACTTGGTCTAAAGAAGATGAATAAGCTGTAACACCATATCTTGAAACTCTTCCATAAGTTGGTTTCATCCCAACAACTCCACAATACGCTGCTGGTTGTCTAACCGAACCACCTGTGTCAGTTCCTAATGCAGCAATAGCAATACCACCAGCAACAGCTGCAGCACTTCCACCACTACTTCCACCAGCAGTTTTATTTGGATTATGAGGGTTTAAAGTTTTTCCGTAACATGAAGTATCTGTACTACTTCCCATGGCGAATTCATCCATATTTGCTCTACCAAATGGACTTAATCCTGCAGTTCTTAGATTTTTTATTACAGTTGCGTCATAAGCACTTACATAACCTTGTAAAATGTTACTACAACATGTAATATTCCAATTTTTTACATTTATAATATCT is part of the Arcobacter arenosus genome and harbors:
- the gatA gene encoding Asp-tRNA(Asn)/Glu-tRNA(Gln) amidotransferase subunit GatA; this translates as MITLKEALKLNSEEIKKIQEDIALKVKQSNIGAYVEQLKNEELSTSGEGIPIAIKDIINVKNWNITCCSNILQGYVSAYDATVIKNLRTAGLSPFGRANMDEFAMGSSTDTSCYGKTLNPHNPNKTAGGSSGGSAAAVAGGIAIAALGTDTGGSVRQPAAYCGVVGMKPTYGRVSRYGVTAYSSSLDQVGPITQNVEDAAILYDIISGHDPMDSTSANVDYTPVAPNLDSDKKLKIAVIDNFVDQASEPIKKGFSKAVKALEEAGHEIVHKQMLDTEKIVSTYYIVATAEASANLARFDGVRFGNRKGDGGLKDMYVQTKSQGFGDEVQKRIMLGSFVLSSGYYDAYYIKAQKVRHLIKDMYEDIFKDADLILSPVAPTTAPEFGSFKTSLEMYLSDIYTISVNLAGLPAISLPIDKDEDGMPIGLQLIGKAYDEQTMFNGALALEKAVDYK